One stretch of Zingiber officinale cultivar Zhangliang chromosome 6B, Zo_v1.1, whole genome shotgun sequence DNA includes these proteins:
- the LOC121991129 gene encoding auxin-responsive protein SAUR64-like, which translates to MLSPKRLVEKAKKGLPLMRSNSRSSSCDFNNILIADKGHFVVYTMDDARFVVPLSFLKSCIFQELLKVSAEEFGLPGEGPITLACSGVFLEYVVSLLKRSLSRDVELALLVSIDANRCSKPVLRFLVGWPWL; encoded by the coding sequence ATGTTGAGTCCCAAGAGGCTTGTTGAGAAGGCAAAGAAGGGTCTCCCCTTAATGAGATCAAATAGTCGATCGAGTTCTTGCGATTTCAACAACATATTGATAGCTGACAAAGGCCATTTTGTGGTGTACACTATGGATGATGCAAGATTCGTTGTGCCATTATCATTTCTCAAGAGCTGTATTTTTCAAGAGCTCCTCAAGGTTTCAGCGGAGGAGTTCGGATTACCCGGAGAGGGGCCGATCACCCTGGCCTGCAGTGGAGTTTTCCTGGAGTATGTAGTCTCCTTGCTCAAGAGAAGCTTGTCTAGAGATGTGGAGTTGGCTTTGCTTGTCTCTATCGATGCAAACCGGTGCTCCAAACCGGTGCTCCGATTCCTCGTTGGTTGGCCTTGGTTGTGA